In the genome of Myxococcota bacterium, one region contains:
- a CDS encoding DmsE family decaheme c-type cytochrome, producing MGLLRPLLLISACVLLAACARPGDEVRDRPGPEVAYVGDALCRSCHSVEATHWDRTVHARAFKANPRTDLEKHTCEACHGPGGNHVANPVSATIVAFTQGSTQAPEAMNAMCMECHRGGATLYWIGSTHELRGLACSDCHNPMAQTSGQSLLREKNANETCFSCHPAQRADFQKRSHMPLLEGKISCVDCHNPHGSVSAPLLKADDVNSLCTGCHAEKRGPFLWEHAPVRESCLNCHKPHGSNHERLLTTALPFLCQECHSPIDNPNFGHPSGLVTSENMAKGSAPDDRLMNRGCLNCHSQIHGSNSPSGPRFHR from the coding sequence ATGGGATTGCTGCGCCCCCTGCTTCTGATCTCCGCCTGCGTGCTCCTGGCCGCGTGCGCTCGGCCCGGCGACGAGGTCAGAGACCGGCCCGGACCCGAAGTCGCCTACGTCGGCGACGCGCTGTGCCGGAGCTGTCACAGCGTCGAGGCCACGCACTGGGACCGGACGGTCCACGCGCGTGCGTTCAAGGCCAACCCGCGCACCGACCTCGAGAAGCACACTTGCGAGGCGTGTCATGGGCCGGGCGGCAATCACGTCGCGAACCCCGTCTCGGCCACGATCGTCGCGTTCACGCAAGGCTCGACGCAGGCGCCCGAGGCCATGAACGCGATGTGCATGGAGTGCCACCGCGGCGGAGCCACGCTGTACTGGATCGGCTCCACGCACGAGCTGCGCGGGCTGGCCTGCAGCGACTGTCACAACCCGATGGCGCAGACCTCGGGCCAGTCACTGCTGCGCGAGAAGAACGCCAACGAGACCTGCTTCAGCTGTCACCCCGCGCAGCGCGCGGATTTCCAGAAGCGCTCCCACATGCCGCTGCTCGAGGGCAAGATCTCGTGCGTCGACTGCCACAACCCGCACGGCTCGGTCAGCGCGCCGCTGCTCAAGGCCGACGACGTGAACTCGCTGTGCACCGGCTGTCATGCCGAAAAGCGCGGCCCCTTCCTCTGGGAGCACGCGCCGGTGCGCGAGAGCTGCCTGAACTGCCACAAGCCCCACGGCTCGAATCACGAGCGGCTGCTGACCACCGCCCTGCCCTTCCTGTGCCAGGAGTGTCACTCGCCGATCGACAACCCGAACTTCGGCCACCCGTCGGGGCTCGTGACCTCGGAGAACATGGCGAAGGGCTCCGCGCCCGACGACCGGCTGATGAACCGCGGCTGCCTCAA